Proteins encoded within one genomic window of Anastrepha ludens isolate Willacy chromosome 4, idAnaLude1.1, whole genome shotgun sequence:
- the LOC128860503 gene encoding mediator of DNA damage checkpoint protein 1 — protein MQEKKWTLDVESNQYDLEQGKFYLIGYMEKEETNENYVDIKLKSKSVDTKHCVVDASGTDLYIYDLRSRLGTFLNGKRLGWMLKECINGDVELQIGEVKAQLYLKENRKCLELDTSNIFLAPTHRAPRTSLANTSSRLFSSPKGSVLGDSGDESFNIPETQNIKRVSTENSITLNISRNQYENERSFADESFIPETQNPAATEQPNKMLSTGMDTDLTLDSNMHKSSEMLRICTQDFNENLFENGEDDEILFSSLVIPNIKHNPVILTHTAMKENINTISGLTASCGDAQMGEQNADTSQKTQCVEREDTCTPDLFDFPELAEINMQMATGETNMNLEEEKNPTGAPVEPGSKTTSTNGHNLSTNDGMSEGDGYAEEVELMPTQLFVPIPKKIERSVEEPATITGAELSLSGKENIPCTDFGLEQTQIFAPIKDGKSVENKCMPVASDATKVPTNEPRDGNTSLLPPTQIFTSNLTKSARQTTMSAAQQKLNSTLMLTGYGDQPKSVANFIEDVDDTEKGEPEQRKIITNQSSFKKPKPNKPKSLSSNETNEKHSSVNSSRTEIEDALLCTPKWISDNFDELSVERNISSEKKRKLFESDSEEDSVELSKKDSKDFERLLSNLKQPKPIVKLPKMKNLTAKKETSTQVSKAIDTNPTSNSLKRNEDAIEKVIVKGTEKDQSIKKDKNSPHQAKKFDEAVKPNKIFLIEPKKETTEIKVNRMDRRKHNSIGEDQEHKHENERRTKSSPKKGGETPVTPTKRMTRLRSRTSDVEIDLVSSTSSGPSHAKQRKIEQIDEPGNSKKRVTRSRSKTESQESITSTKSSVSSTRIATKRKNSREEQTQASIDKSSAEPSKHTKSNERKETGSVQSAEPSKHTKANERKETRSVKSAESLKYTKVNERKDTRSVKSAEPSKHTKANERKEAGSVKSAESSKDTKANERKETGSVKSAEPSKHTKANERKETGSVKSAGDSNPKRGANAPSDDEPKHSSSSTRTLQVAMTMVEPKVLQSLVDNSPGNWSLANDPTDIDVLVMDKGNRTLKFLIAMAKGIPIVTSKWLESFNSTKTVPRGLTHFFRDQEFEKRHKFSLLKSLELARKSKLFEGFHFLTTPGISPQPAEMKQIIECAGGEVHTEPPQPIQNQRVYLISTLKDKKYWHKYRRFNSNIRITNTEGVMASVMRQTTQPLEANIFA, from the exons ATGCAGGAAAAG aAATGGACGCTGGACGTCGAGTCAAATCAATACGACCTAGAGCAgggcaaattttatttaataggatATATGGAGAAAGAAGAAACTAACGAAAACTATGTGGATATTAAGCTTAAATCAAAA AGCGTGGACACGAAGCATTGTGTTGTGGATGCCTCTGGGAccgatttatatatatatgatttgcGTAGTAGGCTCGGAACGTTTTTGAATGGCAAACGGCTGGGCTGGATGCTTAAAGAATGTATAAATGGCGATGTGGAACTTCAGATTGGTGAAGTAAAGGCTCAGCTATATCTGAAGGAAAATAGAAAG TGCTTAGAACTCGATACTAGTAATATTTTCCTGGCGCCCACTCATAGAGCTCCCAGAACATCTTTGGCTAATACTAGTTCACGGTTGTTTAGTTCTCCTAAAGGATCTGTTTTAGGAGATTCAGGGGATGAAAGTTTCAACATTCCCGAAACTCAAAATATAAAACGAGTTTCCACGGAAAATtcaattactttaaatatttctcGAAACCAATACGAAAATGAAAGAAGTTTCGCAGATGAGTCTTTTATACCGGAAACGCAAAATCCTGCAGCGACAGaacaaccaaataaaatgttaaGTACCGGAATGGATACTGACTTAACATTGGATTCAAATATGCATAAATCGAGCGAAATGCTTCGTATATGCACGCAAGATTTCAACGAAAATTTGTTTGagaatggtgaagatgatgagaTACTGTTTTCATCGTTGGTTATACCAAATATTAAACACAATCCCGTGATTTTGACGCACACAGCTATGAAGGAAAACATAAATACAATTA GTGGACTTACAGCCAGCTGCGGTGATGCTCAGATGGGAGAACAAAATGCTGACACTTCTCAGAAGACGCAATGTGTGGAGCGAGAAGATACTTGTACACCAGATCTGTTTGATTTCCCAGAGTTAGCAGAAATTAATATGCAAATGGCCACTGGCGAAACGAATATGAATttggaagaagaaaaaaatccaaCGGGAGCACCAGTAGAACCGGGCTCAAAAACGACGTCAACCAACGGTCACAACTTGTCAACTAATGACGGAATGAGTGAAGGTGATGGATATGCGGAGGAAGTTGAGCTAATGCCAACACAGCTCTTCGTACctattcctaaaaaaattgaacgTAGCGTAGAGGAGCCTGCAACTATTACCGGCGCTGAATTATCACTAAGCGGCAAAGAAAATATTCCGTGTACTGATTTTGGTCTAGAACAAACTCAGATTTTTGCACCAATTAAAG ATGGAAAATCAGTGGAGAACAAATGTATGCCAGTAGCGTCGGATGCAACGAAAGTACCTACCAATGAGCCACGTGATGGGAATACAAGTTTGCTCCCACCTACTCAAATATTTACAAGCAACTTGACTAAATCAGCGCGCCAAACTACTATGTCTGcagcacaacaaaaactcaaTTCTACTTTAATGCTAACAGGGTATGGCGACCAGCCAAAAAGTGTTGCTAATTTCATTGAGGATGTGGATGACACTGAAAAAGGAGAACCCGAACAACGAAAAATTATAACGAATCAAAGTAGCTTTAAGAAGCCAAAACCAAATAAGCCTAAAAGTCTTTCAAGTAatgaaacaaatgaaaaacattCCAGTGTAAACAGTTCACGAACAGAAATAGAAGATGCGCTATTGTGCACACCCAAATGGATTTCTGATAATTTCGATGAGCTTTCTGTAGAGCGAAATATCTCTTCAGAAAAAAAACGCAAGCTATTTGAATCCGATTCAGAGGAAGACTCTGTCGAGTTAAGCAAAAAAGATTCTAAAGATTTCGAAAGATTGCTATCGAATTTGAAACAACCAAAGCCAATTGTTAAGCTaccgaaaatgaaaaatttgacaGCTAAGAAAGAAACATCTACTCAAGTTAGTAAAGCAATCGATACCAATCCTACTTCTAACAGTCTAAAAAGAAATGAGGATGCGATTGAGAAAGTTATAGTTAAGGGAACTGAAAAAGACCAATCCATAAAAAAAGATAAGAATTCTCCACATCAAGCAAAAAAATTCGATGAAGCGGTTAAGcctaacaaaattttcttaattgagccaaaaaaagaaactaccGAAATTAAGGTTAATAGGATGGATAGAAGAAAACACAACTCAATTGGAGAAGATCAGGAACATAAACACGAAAACGAAAGACGGACTAAAAGTTCTCCAAAAAAAGGTGGAGAAACACCAGTCACACCTACGAAAAGGATGACACGTCTAAGGTCAAGAACTAGTGATGTGGAGATTGATTTGGTAAGCAGCACGTCGTCAGGCCCGTCACATGCCAAACAGCGCAAAATTGAGCAAATTGATGAACCTGGAAATAGTAAAA AACGTGTGACTCGGTCGCGCTCCAAAACGGAGTCTCAAGAAAGTATTACTTCGACAAAATCATCAGTATCATCTACTCGGATTGCAACGAAAAGGAAAAACTCACGCGAAGAGCAAACACAGGCATCAATTGATAAAAGTTCTGCTGAACCTTCAAAACATACTAAATCGAATGAGAGAAAGGAGACGGGTTCTGTACAATCTGCTGAACCCTCAAAACATACTAAGGCGAATGAGAGAAAGGAGACGCGTTCTGTAAAATCTGCTGAATCTTTAAAATATACTAAAGTGAATGAGAGAAAGGATACGCGTTCTGTAAAATCTGCTGAACCCTCAAAACATACTAAGGCGAATGAGAGAAAGGAGGCGGGTTCTGTAAAATCTGCCGAATCTTCAAAAGATACTAAGGCGAATGAGAGAAAGGAGACGGGTTCTGTAAAATCTGCTGAACCCTCAAAACATACTAAAGCGAATGAGAGAAAGGAGACGGGTTCTGTAAAATCTGCTGGAGATAGTAACCCCAAGCGTGGCGCAAATGCGCCGTCAGATGATGAACCCAAACATTCATCAAGCAGC ACCCGTACCTTACAGGTTGCTATGACCATGGTCGAGCCGAAAGTATTGCAAAGCTTAGTGGACAATTCGCCAG GCAATTGGAGCTTAGCGAACGATCCTACCGACATCGACGTTTTAGTTATGGATAAAGGAAATCGTACCCTAAAATTTTTAATCGCCATGGCAAAAGGCATACCAATTGTTACATCAAAGTGGTTGGAATCGTTCAATAGTACCAAAACTGTTCCGCGCGGACTAACCCATTTCTTTAGAGATCAAGAATTTGAAAAACggcacaaattttcattattgaaatcattggaattgGCGAGAAAGAGTAAACTTTTTGAAGGCTTTCATTTCCTTACCACACCTGGTATCTCGCCACAACCTGCTGAAATGAAAC AAATTATAGAATGCGCTGGGGGCGAAGTGCACACGGAACCACCGCAACCTATACAAAATCAAAGAGTTTATCTAATATCGACGttgaaagataaaaaatacTGGCATAAATATCGACGTTTTAACAGTAATATTCGCATAACAAACACTGAGGGTGTCATGGCATCAGTTATGCGCCAAACCACTCAACCGTTGGAGGCCAACATTTTTGCATAA
- the LOC128860504 gene encoding mitochondrial import receptor subunit TOM22 homolog isoform X2, giving the protein MSEEKDIKKEVDIEDEHLEKIERYKEPEKRIAAGEAASKSGDDENYDDEPDETLGERLWGLTEMFPEPVRRFTGKVVDLTTTSIKGLYSFSCNASWIFFTSSVILFAPVIFETERAQMEEMQKSQQKQVLLGPGTAMDRAGPPPTLPLIR; this is encoded by the exons ATGTCAGaagaaaaagatattaaaaaagaagTCGATATTGAAGATGaacatttggaaaaaattgaaagaTATAAAGAGCCTGAGAAGCGAATTGCTGCCGGAGAG gCTGCATCCAAGAGTGGGGATGATGAAAACTATGATGAT GAACCAGATGAGACCTTGGGAGAGCGGCTTTGGGGTCTCACAGAAATGTTCCCTGAGCCAGTTCGTCGATTTACTGGAAAAGTTGTAGATCTTACTACCACCAGCATTAAGGGTCTTTACTCGTTCTCATGTAATGCTTCCTGGATCTTCTTCACGAGTTCTGTTATTCTCTTTGCGCCTGTTATTTTTGAAACGGAACGAGCACAAATGGAAGAGATgcaaaaatcacaacaaaaacaagtactACTCGGTCCAGGTACGGCGATGGATCGCGCCGGTCCGCCACCAACGTTACCACTCATTCGATAA
- the LOC128860505 gene encoding roquin-1 has protein sequence MPIQAPSWTDFLFCPICCNEFAISHRLPISLGCGHTICRQCLATLHNRQCPFDQTTITTDVDNLPINNALLQLVSTNTNTNSTNKPGNANDNSNNNGGGSGGGGASGSDGDSNSVARYTPPSVRQLNPEDLRCYNLSNKCIENLALYLATNNGNFGSPLSRPMQRKLVTLVNTQLMEREGRERVLRAARSLGERTVTELILQHQNPQQLSSNLWAAVRSRGCQFLGPAMQEEVLKLVLQALEDGTAYSRKVLVMYVVQRLEPRFPQASKTSIGHVVQLLYRASCFKVSKREADSSLMQLKEEFRTYDALRREHDAQIVQIATEAGLRIAPDQWSSLLYGDTVHKSHMQSIIDKLQTPSSFAQSVQELVIALQRTGDPANLSGLRTHLKHLAGIDPSLENPPSSWQDVAKALESVHEVVVGLVEFVQHHGNRKLQEYTTGQASTNTKYKISLCRDLTVRRNCPRGSSCTFAHSEEELEKYRAKNRKNTKLSSSGGHSGVCPVVIGAVNSANNVKIDFPSHNHPHSHGHNLHQITLMHPRNDNSAPVSAVTSPFRFSGPPSMHSKLPRGSYGDASSSLQPHGAPGSHRQMRPLHHSPIPPNNGQVMPVPTTAHCYDAPSFGNTLNFSVPTTGQPPHLPQGLTNVNSSQMVMRNSSGGVLSPRNFPTTLQPPGPHPPLPSNLPTNNPPKHHNNNLVTSLSNPLSNKCLYNALSPEFYNSGMMGMNTRSSSLFSNNNNGNGGGMNGKNNSELKVNLAPPERLRSPHLGGMWDQQLHQQIGNTTTAAEVIGGSPVHQSMYSPSDDIFGKKVNNINMDLNKTLNGLTLGEAYKFKNDYGTGGNTVLPSTALTNAASNKDSLLCGDLQPRQTFWPAHNSNIGGGGNLGDAPQERSSIVHNMGINSSPGPFRDRDSFVRSDSILDDDAGTFEVPVTSASMGSKFGPICPMYKGHSSTATDTSSPNTYLDSWSSGNARKQSPKKEHPLLHRNNTGDINYSVFANDTESGLALQLRQQLQKHQQQQQQRQRQNMAHQHPHRSSAFDNFNSMQNSLLRDLPFNHINSSPRERESGCGGSVVGDERANFELRFNAFPNMISSVDDNANIDLTKSSSMWNSGLNTNFWNDSQSSEAANTKERQQQYQQGLLNINNKERRSEEGIIDSGRMRDIEQELSKIVDKSWSNADDSGIKL, from the exons ATGCCGATTCAGGCGCCTTCATGGACAGATTTTCTCTTTTGCCCCATTTGTTGCAATGAGTTCGCTATCAGTCACCGTCTACCAATAAGTCTGGGATGTGGTCATACTATATGTCGCCAGTGCCTGGCCACCTTACACAATCGCCAATGCCCCTTCGATCAA actaCCATCACAACCGATGTCGACAATCTACCCATAAATAACGCTCTACTTCAGTTGGTTAGCACCAACACAAATACAAACAGTACCAACAAACCTGGAAATGCTAACGataacagcaataacaatgGCGGTGGAAGCGGAGGCGGAGGCGCCTCGGGAAGCGACGGCGACTCAAATTCAGTTGCCAGATATACTCCTCCAAGCGTTCGTCAGCTGAATCCCGAGGATCTTAGATGCTATAATTTGTCGAACAAATGTATAGAAAATCTGGCTCTGTATCTTGCTACCAACAATGGCAACTTTGGTAGTCCACTTTCGCGACCGATGCAACGAAAACTTGTAACTTTAGTGAACACTCAGCTAATGGAGCGCGAAGGGCGTGAGCGTGTGCTGCGGGCGGCACGTTCATTAGGCGAACGTACCGTTACCGAACTGATTTTGCAGCATCAAAATCCACAGCAGTTGAGCTCAAATCTCTGGGCAGCAGTGCGTTCGCGTGGTTGCCAATTTTTGGGCCCAGCAATGCAGGAAGAAGTATTGAAATTAGTTTTGCAAGCACTAGAGGACGGGACAGCATATTCTCGGAAAGTGTTGGTGATGTATGTTGTCCAGAGATTAGAGCCTCGATTTCCTCAAGCGTCAAAAACTAGTATTGGTCATGTTGTACAATTATTATATCGCGCCAGCTGTTTCAAGGTATCGAAACGTGAAGCGGACTCGTCACTCATGCAGTTGAAAGAAGAGTTTCGTACTTACGATGCACTCCGACGTGAGCACGACGCTCAAATCGTACAAATAGCTACTGAAGCGGGCCTACGCATAGCACCGGACCAATGGTCTTCCCTGCTCTATGGCGACACAGTACATAAGTCACATATGCAAAGCATTATTGACAAATTACAAACGCCGTCCTCTTTCGCGCAATCTGTACAGGAGTTGGTTATAGCTCTACAACGTACCGGTGATCCGGCTAATTTATCCGGCTTAAGAACACATCTTAAGCATTTAGCCGGCATCGATCCATCGCTTGAAAATCCTCCATCATCATGGCaggacgtagctaaagcgttgGAGTCTGTACATGAAGTAGTTGTAGGGTTGGTAGAATTCGTACAACACCATGGCAACCGCAAGCTGCAAGAGTACACAACCGGTCAGGCGAGCACGAATACTAAGTATAAAATAAGTTTATGTCGCGATCTAACCGTTAGACGTAATTGCCCTCGTGGGTCCAGTTGTACTTTTGCACATTCTGAAGAGGAGCTGGAAAAATACCGCGCGAAGAATCGTAAAAATACTAAGCTAAGCAGCAGCGGTGGGCACTCCGGTGTGTGTCCTGTTGTAATTGGAGCAGTAAACAGTGCAAACAATGTGAAAATTGATTTTCCATCACATAATCATCCGCATAGCCATGGTCATAATCTCCACCAGATCACATTGATGCATCCCAGAAATGATAATTCCGCCCCAGTTTCGGCGGTCACATCTCCATTTCGATTCAGCGGTCCACCATCTATGCATAGCAAATTACCTCGCGGAAGTTATGGTGATGCATCATCATCATTGCAACCGCATGGTGCACCAGGTTCACATCGCCAAATGCGGCCCTTGCATCATAGTCCTATTCCGCCAAACAATGGGCAAGTAATGCCGGTGCCAACTACTGCACATTGTTACGATGCGCCATCCTTTGGCAATACGTTGAACTTTTCTGTACCAACAACTGGACAACCACCACATTTGCCTCAGGGTTTAACCAACGTCAATAGCTCGCAGATGGTAATGCGAAATTCTAGTGGTGGTGTGCTCTCACCCAGGAATTTCCCAACGACCTTGCAACCCCCGGGACCGCATCCACCCCTACCGTCAAATTTACCCACCAACAACCCACCGAAACATCATAATAACAATTTGGTCACATCTCTTAGCAACCCGCTATCTAACAAATGCTTGTATAATGCATTGTCTCCTGAATTCTACAATTCGGGAATGATGGGTATGAATACACGTTCATCATCTTTGTTTAGCAATAATAACAACGGTAATGGTGGGGGCATGAATGGCAAGAATAACAGTGAATTAAAAGTAAACTTAGCGCCACCTGAAAGGCTGAGGTCCCCACATCTCGGCGGCATGTGGGATCAACAACTTCATCAGCAGATTGGAAACACAACAACTGCAGCCGAAGTTATTGGAGGCTCACCAGTACATCAATCGATGTACTCACCCAGCGATGACATATTTGGTAAGAAAGTCAATAACATCAACATGGATCTTAACAAAACGCTAAATGGACTTACACTTGGCGAAGCGTAcaagttcaaaaatgattacggCACAGGAGGAAACACTGTTCTTCCAAGTACAGCACTAACAAATGCAGCAAGCAATAAGGATAGTTTACTTTGTGGCGACTTGCAACCTCGGCAAACCTTCTGGCCCGCGCACAACAGCAATATTGGTGGAGGTGGTAACCTTGGAGACGCTCCACAAGAACGTAGTTCAATTGTGCATAATATGGGAATAAATTCGTCACCAGGACCATTCCGCGATCGTGACAGTTTCGTTCGTTCGGACTCTATATTAGATGACGACGCTGGAACGTTCGAAGTGCCTGTAACGTCTGCAAGCATGGGCAGTAAGTTTGGTCCCATATGCCCTATGTACAAAGGACACAGTAGTACGGCTACCGATACTTCCAGCCCCAATACATATCTCGACAGCTGGAGTAGTGGAAATGCTAGAAAGCAGTCACCAAAAAAAGAGCATCCATTGCTGCATCGAAATAACACTGGCGACATCAACTACTCAGTATTCGCAAATGATACCGAGAGCGGACTGGCATTGCAACTGCGCCAACAGTTACAGaaacatcagcaacaacaacagcagcgccAACGTCAAAATATGGCACATCAACATCCACACAGATCGTCggcatttgataattttaacaGCATGCAAAATTCGTTGCTGCGTGATTTGCCATTTAATCATATCAACAGTTCGCCAAGAGAACGCGAATCAGGTTGTGGTGGATCTGTTGTTGGCGATGAAAGAGCTAATTTTGAGCTAAGATTTAATGCGTTCCCAAATATGATATCCAGCGTGGATGACAATGCCAATATCGATCTAACCAAG AGCTCCTCGATGTGGAATAGTGGACTAAATACAAACTTCTGGAATGATTCACAATCCTCTGAAGCTGCAAACACCAAGGAACGCCAGCAACAATACCAGCAAGGATTACTAAACATTAATAATAAAGAGCGAAGGAGTGAAGAAGGCATCATTGATAGCGGTCGAATGAGAGATATTGAGCAAGAACTCTCCAAAATTGTGGACAAAAGCTGGTCAAATGCGGATGACAGCGGTATTAAGTTGTAG
- the LOC128860504 gene encoding mitochondrial import receptor subunit TOM22 homolog isoform X1 has translation MDSDPDIEIIEKDSGMSSLGGSKDETPERRAVEKFAASKSGDDENYDDEPDETLGERLWGLTEMFPEPVRRFTGKVVDLTTTSIKGLYSFSCNASWIFFTSSVILFAPVIFETERAQMEEMQKSQQKQVLLGPGTAMDRAGPPPTLPLIR, from the exons ATGGATTCTGATCCTGACATCGAAATCATCGAAAAGGATAGCGGAATGTCTTCGTTGGGCGGAAGCAAGGACGAAACACCAGAACGGCGAGCAGTAGAGAAATTT gCTGCATCCAAGAGTGGGGATGATGAAAACTATGATGAT GAACCAGATGAGACCTTGGGAGAGCGGCTTTGGGGTCTCACAGAAATGTTCCCTGAGCCAGTTCGTCGATTTACTGGAAAAGTTGTAGATCTTACTACCACCAGCATTAAGGGTCTTTACTCGTTCTCATGTAATGCTTCCTGGATCTTCTTCACGAGTTCTGTTATTCTCTTTGCGCCTGTTATTTTTGAAACGGAACGAGCACAAATGGAAGAGATgcaaaaatcacaacaaaaacaagtactACTCGGTCCAGGTACGGCGATGGATCGCGCCGGTCCGCCACCAACGTTACCACTCATTCGATAA